One window from the genome of Rufibacter tibetensis encodes:
- a CDS encoding DUF4350 domain-containing protein has product MRGYRLYALVLGVLFAVFVAVEYYRPKPIDWKQTFSNKDKIPYGTFVLFELLPDLFPDQPVASVRLPVVNQIEEGNALAKNNSAPLVNYVFVNGATDVSKLDLQALLQFVARGNNVFLSSHTFSRPLQDTLGFKTDFTKKGLKQDSLGLVFTHPQLQQLKPVLYEREKASRIITIDSKRKAKVLGKNSVGDTTFVQISYGKGSFYLSSVPLAFTNYHVIDPAQTRYATQALSHLPVRPVWWDEYQKQGAVGSKSVFRVLLSHEPLAWAYYVTLGGLLLFVLFESKRTQRIIPIMEKPKNTTLEFVRVMGNLYYNHRNHRVIAEKKINYFLEYLRLHYFENTNVVNEELEERIFAKSGVALADVTELFRLIQHVNMVDRLEEQHLWNLNKQLESFYRQASR; this is encoded by the coding sequence ATGAGAGGATACCGGTTGTACGCCCTGGTGCTGGGAGTTCTCTTCGCCGTTTTTGTGGCGGTGGAATACTATCGTCCTAAACCCATAGACTGGAAGCAGACGTTCTCCAATAAAGACAAGATTCCGTACGGCACCTTCGTGCTCTTTGAACTGCTCCCGGATCTTTTTCCAGACCAGCCTGTGGCATCGGTTCGGTTGCCAGTGGTCAACCAGATAGAAGAAGGAAACGCTTTAGCCAAAAACAATTCTGCGCCACTGGTAAACTATGTGTTTGTCAATGGAGCTACCGACGTAAGTAAGCTGGATTTGCAGGCCTTGTTACAGTTTGTGGCGCGGGGCAACAATGTCTTCCTCAGCTCGCACACGTTTTCCCGTCCGTTGCAGGATACCTTGGGCTTTAAGACTGATTTCACAAAAAAGGGCCTAAAGCAGGATTCTCTGGGGCTAGTGTTTACTCACCCGCAACTGCAGCAATTGAAACCGGTGCTGTACGAGCGCGAAAAGGCCAGCCGCATCATCACAATAGACTCTAAACGCAAGGCCAAAGTGCTGGGGAAGAACTCCGTAGGAGATACTACGTTCGTGCAGATTTCTTACGGGAAAGGCAGTTTCTACCTGAGTTCTGTGCCTCTGGCCTTTACCAATTACCACGTCATTGACCCGGCGCAGACCAGGTATGCTACCCAGGCTCTGTCGCATTTACCTGTGCGGCCCGTTTGGTGGGATGAATACCAAAAGCAGGGCGCAGTGGGCAGCAAATCCGTGTTCAGGGTGTTGCTCAGCCATGAGCCGCTGGCCTGGGCGTACTACGTTACTTTAGGCGGGTTGCTGTTATTTGTCTTGTTTGAAAGCAAACGCACGCAACGCATTATTCCAATCATGGAGAAACCCAAAAACACCACACTGGAGTTTGTGCGCGTCATGGGCAACCTGTACTACAATCACCGGAATCACCGCGTCATTGCCGAAAAGAAGATCAACTACTTTCTGGAGTACTTGCGCCTGCACTACTTTGAGAACACCAATGTGGTGAATGAGGAACTGGAGGAGCGGATATTTGCCAAATCGGGCGTGGCCCTGGCAGACGTGACCGAACTGTTCCGGCTGATCCAGCACGTGAATATGGTGGACCGTCTGGAGGAGCAGCATCTCTGGAATTTAAACAAACAATTGGAAAGCTTTTACCGGCAAGCCAGCCGCTAA
- a CDS encoding DUF4129 domain-containing protein, whose translation MRHILLLFCLLLWCCALAGSTFAAVPAQAQAAVQPLQIRQPNPQKLKELRENKDFHYQQDVRPDMSFWERFWRKVGEYIARLLEGSSYQGFWKYILYALAIGTTVFVVLKLFQVDFVGLFGRKAAPAAITYDTYRENIHEIDFESLLEEAETQGDYRRAVRLYYLRTLKALTDAGLIDWKPGKTNWSYVSELNQSPLRKPFERITHLFEYVWYGGSQVDSASFETLRKSFEEFTGSLSKAA comes from the coding sequence GTGCGTCACATCCTGCTTCTTTTCTGCCTTTTGTTATGGTGCTGTGCTTTGGCTGGTAGCACCTTTGCGGCTGTTCCTGCGCAGGCTCAAGCCGCGGTGCAACCGCTGCAGATTCGCCAGCCCAATCCGCAGAAATTGAAAGAGCTGCGCGAGAACAAAGATTTCCATTACCAGCAGGATGTCAGGCCAGATATGTCTTTCTGGGAGCGCTTCTGGCGGAAAGTGGGAGAATATATCGCCCGTCTATTGGAAGGTAGCTCTTACCAGGGTTTTTGGAAATACATTCTGTACGCCCTCGCCATCGGGACCACGGTGTTTGTGGTATTAAAGCTGTTCCAGGTAGACTTTGTAGGGCTGTTCGGCCGGAAGGCAGCGCCAGCCGCCATTACGTATGACACCTACCGGGAGAATATCCATGAAATTGATTTTGAGTCTCTCCTGGAAGAGGCCGAGACGCAAGGTGATTACCGCCGGGCCGTGAGGTTGTACTACCTGCGCACGCTCAAAGCCCTCACTGACGCCGGACTTATAGACTGGAAACCGGGCAAAACCAATTGGAGCTACGTCTCAGAACTAAACCAATCCCCGCTCAGGAAGCCTTTTGAGCGCATCACCCATTTGTTTGAGTACGTGTGGTATGGTGGCTCCCAGGTAGACAGCGCTTCATTTGAAACCCTGCGGAAGTCGTTTGAGGAGTTTACCGGTTCTTTATCCAAAGCGGCATGA
- a CDS encoding AAA family ATPase produces MERLEDAALGVDPGADFSELQHAVGRIKEELRKRIIGQEAFVDLLLVAILAEGHVLIEGVPGIAKTLTAKLLARTIDVGFSRIQFTPDLMPSDVLGTSVFHPGTATFQFKHGPIFSNIVLIDEINRAPAKTQSSLFEVMEEQQITHDGTQYALADPFIVLATQNPIEQEGTYRLPEAQLDRFMFKILVHYPSLAEEVAILEVHHNRPTVQRELDEVQPVLTAPSVSALRKQVKSVHVDANVLEYIANLVVQTRANKSLYLGASPRASLALLSSAKALAAIRNRSFVTPEDVQELAPSVLRHRILLSPEREMEGATPDDVIKQIIQKTEVPR; encoded by the coding sequence ATGGAACGATTAGAAGACGCCGCATTGGGGGTGGACCCGGGCGCAGATTTCTCAGAACTGCAGCACGCCGTAGGCCGCATCAAAGAAGAACTTAGGAAACGCATTATTGGGCAGGAAGCTTTTGTAGACCTGTTGCTGGTGGCTATTTTAGCCGAGGGGCACGTGCTCATTGAGGGCGTGCCAGGTATTGCCAAGACCTTGACCGCCAAACTGCTGGCCCGCACCATAGACGTAGGCTTCAGCCGGATTCAGTTCACTCCAGACCTGATGCCTTCTGATGTACTGGGTACTTCTGTCTTTCACCCCGGCACCGCTACGTTTCAGTTCAAACACGGGCCTATTTTCTCTAACATCGTGCTGATTGATGAGATTAACCGGGCCCCGGCTAAAACGCAGTCTTCTCTGTTTGAGGTCATGGAAGAGCAGCAAATCACGCATGACGGAACCCAGTATGCCCTAGCCGATCCGTTCATTGTGCTGGCCACCCAGAACCCCATTGAGCAGGAGGGAACCTACCGCTTGCCTGAGGCCCAGCTGGATCGTTTCATGTTCAAGATTCTGGTGCACTACCCATCCCTAGCCGAAGAAGTAGCCATTCTGGAGGTGCACCACAACCGCCCAACCGTACAGCGGGAACTGGACGAGGTGCAACCCGTGCTTACCGCCCCCAGTGTTTCGGCGCTGCGGAAGCAGGTGAAAAGCGTACACGTAGATGCTAACGTGCTGGAGTACATTGCCAATTTGGTGGTGCAAACCAGAGCCAATAAGTCTTTGTACCTGGGGGCTTCCCCGCGGGCTTCGCTGGCCTTGCTAAGCAGTGCCAAAGCCTTGGCCGCCATCCGGAACCGTTCTTTTGTGACCCCTGAAGACGTACAGGAGTTAGCCCCCTCGGTGTTACGGCACCGCATTCTGCTTTCCCCGGAGCGGGAGATGGAAGGTGCCACGCCAGATGATGTCATCAAGCAAATCATTCAGAAAACAGAGGTTCCCCGCTAG
- a CDS encoding DUF58 domain-containing protein, giving the protein MSFLRSLYFTRYFFYALSAAVGLFVLAFFFPAFLFLVKILFGGLVLFVGVDMVALFRHPDGIMASRSMQEKLSNGSENPVYLYVENRYAFTARLEVLEELPFQFQKRDASFLVQVPKGETHVIEYQLRPTQRGVYSFGATNVFANGPMQLVRRRYRFGLGQEVPVYPSFIQMRQYELLAASQHLTAMGIKKVRKVGHSAEFEQIRSYVAGDDQRTINWKASARKADLMVNHYQEEKSQQVYCLIDKGRVMEMPFAGLSLLDYAINATLVLSNVALRKEDKAGLITFSDQIGSMLPAERRSSQLQKILEVLYNQTTKFQETDFQRLYVTVRSKIKQRSLLLLFTNFETLNGAKRQLPYLRKLAKHHLVLVVFFENTETRDLLEKPADNLEEIYLKAIAEKFAYEKRQIVKEFTAHGIHSVLTPPEKLTVNAINKYLEFKSRGLL; this is encoded by the coding sequence GTGTCCTTTCTCCGTAGCCTTTACTTCACCAGGTACTTTTTCTACGCCCTGTCTGCGGCGGTAGGGTTGTTTGTGCTGGCCTTCTTTTTCCCGGCGTTTCTGTTCCTAGTGAAGATTCTGTTTGGCGGGCTGGTGCTGTTTGTGGGAGTAGACATGGTGGCGCTGTTCCGGCACCCTGACGGGATTATGGCTTCACGCAGCATGCAGGAAAAACTCTCTAACGGAAGCGAAAACCCGGTGTACCTGTATGTGGAGAACCGCTATGCTTTCACGGCGCGGCTGGAGGTGCTGGAGGAACTGCCGTTCCAATTTCAGAAGCGCGATGCCAGTTTTCTGGTGCAGGTGCCCAAGGGCGAGACGCACGTGATTGAGTACCAGTTACGCCCGACGCAACGCGGGGTGTATTCCTTTGGCGCCACCAACGTGTTTGCAAACGGACCCATGCAGCTGGTGCGGCGGCGTTACCGGTTCGGACTGGGGCAGGAGGTGCCGGTGTACCCATCCTTCATCCAGATGCGGCAGTATGAGTTGCTGGCAGCCTCGCAGCACCTGACGGCCATGGGTATCAAGAAAGTGCGGAAAGTGGGACACAGTGCCGAGTTTGAGCAAATCAGGTCGTATGTAGCGGGAGATGACCAGCGGACCATCAACTGGAAAGCCTCGGCCCGCAAAGCGGATCTGATGGTGAACCATTACCAGGAAGAAAAGTCGCAGCAGGTGTATTGCCTCATTGACAAAGGGCGCGTCATGGAAATGCCCTTCGCCGGTTTAAGTTTGCTGGACTACGCCATCAATGCCACGCTGGTGCTGTCTAACGTAGCGTTGCGCAAAGAAGACAAAGCAGGGTTGATCACGTTCTCAGACCAAATTGGCTCCATGCTGCCTGCTGAGCGCCGGTCTTCGCAGTTGCAGAAGATTCTGGAAGTGCTCTACAACCAAACCACTAAGTTTCAGGAAACGGATTTCCAGCGGCTGTACGTGACCGTTCGGTCCAAGATAAAGCAACGCAGCCTGTTGTTGCTCTTCACCAACTTTGAAACCCTGAACGGAGCCAAACGTCAGTTGCCCTATCTGCGCAAACTAGCCAAACACCACTTGGTGCTGGTCGTCTTCTTTGAAAACACCGAGACCCGCGACCTCCTGGAAAAGCCCGCCGACAACTTGGAGGAAATCTACCTGAAAGCCATTGCGGAGAAGTTTGCCTATGAAAAGCGCCAGATTGTAAAGGAGTTCACCGCCCACGGCATCCACTCGGTCTTAACGCCTCCTGAAAAACTGACGGTAAACGCCATCAACAAGTACCTGGAGTTCAAATCCAGGGGCTTGCTGTAA
- a CDS encoding RDD family protein, producing the protein MDTIKIRTTQNVEVEYAIASVGDRILAYLIDAVIGFGWLFICIMAFALLMAPHDPSQTSIVVAVVIGMLPYLFYDLLCEIFMNGQSFGKRAKDIKVIKMNGQSPSIGDYLLRWMFRLIDITLYGVVAIVTIVITGKGQRLGDLAAGTSVIKTSAIKRRNPFQVQLEDDYAVVFPEVSVLSDKDMALLRKLLSKAVQHKNEVLLHSIAERAKQVMGVYPEMTDREFLKTIIKDYQHLTAGIEA; encoded by the coding sequence ATGGATACCATTAAAATCAGGACCACCCAGAATGTGGAGGTGGAATACGCCATAGCAAGCGTGGGAGACAGAATTCTGGCGTATCTGATTGATGCGGTGATTGGTTTTGGCTGGTTGTTCATTTGCATTATGGCATTCGCGCTTCTAATGGCCCCTCACGATCCCTCCCAAACTTCCATCGTGGTGGCTGTGGTCATAGGCATGCTTCCGTATCTGTTTTACGACCTGCTCTGCGAAATTTTCATGAATGGCCAGAGCTTTGGCAAACGGGCCAAAGACATCAAAGTGATCAAGATGAACGGACAGTCGCCCAGCATTGGAGATTACCTGTTGCGGTGGATGTTCAGGCTTATTGATATCACACTTTACGGTGTGGTAGCCATTGTCACCATTGTCATTACCGGCAAGGGACAGCGTCTGGGAGATCTGGCGGCTGGTACCAGTGTCATCAAAACCTCAGCTATAAAAAGACGAAACCCTTTTCAGGTACAGCTTGAAGATGACTACGCCGTGGTGTTCCCTGAAGTGTCTGTTCTCTCAGACAAAGACATGGCCCTGCTCCGAAAGCTCCTTTCCAAAGCCGTTCAGCACAAAAACGAAGTCCTTCTACACAGCATTGCCGAACGAGCCAAACAGGTCATGGGCGTGTACCCAGAAATGACCGACCGTGAATTTCTTAAAACCATCATCAAAGATTACCAACACCTTACCGCCGGCATAGAGGCTTAA
- a CDS encoding stage II sporulation protein M: MREAAFIKQNSAKWKRYATEPTSNPDELADRFIELTDDLAFARTFYPESDNTEYLNTLTGKVHQTIYRNKKEKGNRFVLFWKQELPLLFLQYHRQLFFSFLIFLSACFIGAISAANDDTFVRLILGDQYVNQTLANIRKGDPMAVYKQAGETSMFLMITFNNIKVAFTAFVMGVVVSVGTFWILLQNGIMLGAFQYFFYKHGVLATSVLTIWIHGTLEISAIIIAGCAGFVMGNSLLFPKTFSRMESFRRGAKDGLKIVVGLVPVFIMAGFLEGFVTRHTDMPMFASLSIILGSAALILFYFIVYPYWLQAKASDEKPVD; this comes from the coding sequence ATGCGCGAGGCTGCTTTCATCAAACAAAACTCAGCTAAATGGAAGCGATACGCCACAGAGCCTACGTCCAACCCAGATGAGCTGGCCGACCGGTTTATTGAGCTAACCGATGACCTTGCCTTCGCCCGCACTTTTTACCCAGAGTCTGACAACACTGAGTACCTGAACACGCTCACGGGCAAAGTGCACCAAACCATTTACCGGAACAAGAAAGAGAAAGGCAACCGCTTTGTGCTCTTCTGGAAACAGGAACTGCCCCTGCTGTTTCTGCAGTACCACCGGCAACTGTTTTTCTCCTTTCTCATTTTTCTGTCCGCATGTTTCATTGGAGCCATCTCGGCCGCAAATGATGACACGTTTGTGCGCCTCATCCTGGGCGACCAATACGTGAACCAAACCCTGGCCAACATCAGGAAAGGCGACCCCATGGCGGTGTACAAGCAGGCCGGCGAGACAAGCATGTTTTTGATGATAACCTTCAATAACATCAAAGTAGCGTTTACTGCCTTTGTTATGGGCGTGGTGGTTTCGGTGGGTACTTTCTGGATTCTGCTTCAAAACGGCATCATGCTGGGCGCATTCCAATACTTTTTCTACAAGCACGGTGTGCTAGCCACTTCGGTGCTTACCATCTGGATTCACGGCACTCTGGAAATTTCGGCCATTATCATTGCCGGGTGCGCGGGGTTTGTGATGGGCAACAGCCTGCTTTTCCCAAAAACGTTTTCCCGCATGGAGTCTTTCCGGCGCGGGGCCAAAGACGGCCTGAAGATAGTGGTAGGGCTGGTGCCTGTCTTCATCATGGCTGGTTTCCTGGAAGGGTTTGTGACCCGCCATACAGACATGCCCATGTTCGCTAGCCTATCCATCATCCTAGGTTCGGCGGCGTTGATTTTATTTTACTTTATTGTATATCCTTACTGGCTGCAAGCCAAAGCATCTGATGAGAAACCAGTTGATTGA
- a CDS encoding glycoside hydrolase family 43 protein: protein MIHHYRKLLIVFLGQALLLGCKASTIAPAPVRTETTQASTSLFFTNPVAEGADPWVLKVGDVYYSCGASNKGIYVSQSSKLTKLGERVPVWKAPANGWNAHNIWAPEIHLIQGKWYIYYTAGKEPGGPFIHQRSGVLESATSSPFGPYVDKGMLYTGDNLQVPGSEKWAIDLTPFYLNGQLYAAWSGWEENALTDRTKQHLYIARMSNPWIISSNRVKISSPTQSWETGGELDLNEGPELLKKKEKAFLIYSTRESWLKDYRLGQLTLADTLSDPMQPRNWVKSDGPVFQGNEQVLGVGHCSFTTSPDNTEDWILYHAKKSVTPGWQRDIRMQKFTWTADGYPDFGQPIPAGVPVPVPSGEK from the coding sequence ATGATCCATCATTATAGAAAGCTTTTAATCGTCTTCCTGGGCCAGGCCTTGCTGCTGGGGTGTAAAGCCAGCACCATAGCTCCTGCGCCAGTAAGGACCGAAACCACACAAGCCAGTACATCCCTTTTCTTTACCAACCCTGTTGCCGAAGGAGCTGATCCCTGGGTGTTGAAGGTGGGTGATGTGTATTACTCCTGCGGAGCTTCTAATAAAGGGATCTATGTTTCCCAGTCTTCTAAACTGACCAAACTGGGAGAGCGGGTGCCGGTCTGGAAAGCTCCTGCCAACGGCTGGAACGCGCATAACATCTGGGCTCCTGAGATTCACCTGATACAGGGCAAGTGGTACATCTATTACACCGCCGGAAAAGAACCAGGCGGTCCTTTCATTCACCAGCGGTCTGGGGTGCTGGAGTCTGCCACAAGTAGTCCCTTTGGGCCGTACGTAGACAAAGGCATGCTCTACACCGGTGACAATTTGCAGGTGCCTGGTTCTGAAAAATGGGCCATTGATCTGACGCCTTTTTACCTGAACGGGCAACTGTATGCCGCCTGGTCTGGCTGGGAAGAGAACGCCCTGACAGATAGAACAAAGCAGCACCTGTACATTGCCAGAATGAGTAACCCATGGATCATCAGTAGCAACCGGGTGAAGATCTCCTCGCCCACGCAGTCCTGGGAAACCGGCGGTGAGCTGGACCTGAACGAAGGCCCCGAACTGCTGAAGAAAAAGGAGAAAGCGTTCCTGATTTACTCTACCCGTGAGTCCTGGCTGAAAGATTACCGGCTGGGGCAATTAACACTAGCCGATACCCTGTCAGATCCTATGCAGCCCCGCAACTGGGTGAAATCTGATGGGCCAGTTTTCCAGGGCAACGAACAGGTATTGGGGGTAGGGCATTGCAGCTTCACCACCTCGCCAGATAATACTGAAGACTGGATTCTGTACCACGCCAAGAAATCGGTGACGCCCGGTTGGCAGCGGGACATCAGGATGCAGAAGTTCACCTGGACGGCAGACGGCTACCCGGATTTCGGGCAACCCATTCCGGCCGGCGTTCCGGTGCCGGTGCCTTCGGGTGAAAAGTAG
- a CDS encoding family 43 glycosylhydrolase: MKTYLLSLSAVVVSLMTFSCNRNQSTGSQSDAPAAVASSQAVTYKNPVMPGDYADPSVVRVGNDYWATATSSEWAPLYPILHSKNLVDWETVGHVFPNKLPDWAEAHFWAPEITYDNGKYYIYYTAKKKGGNLCVGVASATKATGPYTDLGPLVCQEVGSIDGFPIRDEKGELYLIWKEDANSVGKPTPLWGQRMNEERTALTGEKFELFRNEKGTWEGGLVEGPALIKRNGYYYMFYAGDACCGRACTYGVGVARAKDLRGPWEKYAGNPIMKKNEAWTCPGHGTVVSDGKGRDYFLYHAYSANTTVYPGRQGLLDEITWGTDGWPKFQNSSPSLTAEAPHRTNAKDVVDVQDEFTGGNLAQTWQWFVAQPAPKYSVQPSQGGRLLLQASPEKVGSVLSKRTMEGDYTATTAINQKQLGTGVAAGLAAIGDPQNAIGISVQNGEISLWSVKENKETVHSKVAAPQGNLLQFKLTASKGDQLQFAWSANGTTWTPLNEGKPINGDFLPPWDRGVRVGLTAKGPAGAAAAYEWFRLVH; encoded by the coding sequence ATGAAAACATATCTTCTTTCGCTCTCTGCCGTGGTGGTCAGCTTGATGACCTTCTCGTGTAACAGAAACCAAAGTACTGGTTCACAAAGTGATGCTCCGGCTGCAGTAGCCTCTAGCCAGGCGGTCACCTACAAAAATCCTGTAATGCCCGGCGATTATGCCGACCCTTCGGTGGTGCGCGTGGGCAATGATTACTGGGCCACAGCCACTTCTTCTGAATGGGCGCCTCTGTACCCCATTCTGCATTCCAAGAACCTGGTAGACTGGGAAACGGTGGGCCACGTGTTCCCCAACAAACTGCCCGACTGGGCTGAGGCACACTTTTGGGCGCCTGAAATTACCTATGACAATGGCAAATACTACATCTACTACACCGCCAAGAAAAAAGGGGGCAACCTCTGCGTAGGCGTGGCCAGTGCCACCAAGGCAACCGGACCTTACACCGATCTTGGTCCCTTGGTGTGCCAGGAGGTGGGTTCCATTGACGGCTTTCCCATCAGAGACGAAAAAGGCGAGTTGTACCTCATCTGGAAAGAAGATGCTAATAGTGTGGGCAAGCCTACGCCGCTGTGGGGTCAACGCATGAACGAGGAACGAACCGCCCTCACGGGTGAGAAGTTCGAGCTGTTCCGCAACGAGAAAGGAACCTGGGAGGGTGGTCTGGTGGAAGGCCCCGCTTTAATAAAGCGGAACGGATACTATTACATGTTCTATGCCGGTGATGCCTGTTGCGGTAGAGCGTGTACGTACGGCGTGGGCGTGGCCCGGGCGAAAGATTTACGTGGCCCATGGGAGAAATATGCCGGCAATCCCATCATGAAGAAAAACGAGGCTTGGACCTGCCCCGGCCACGGCACGGTGGTATCTGACGGAAAAGGCCGTGATTACTTCCTGTATCACGCCTACAGCGCCAACACCACGGTGTATCCCGGACGGCAAGGCCTGCTGGATGAAATTACCTGGGGGACGGACGGTTGGCCGAAGTTTCAGAACAGCTCGCCCTCTCTTACCGCCGAAGCTCCTCACCGAACCAATGCCAAAGACGTGGTAGATGTTCAGGATGAGTTTACCGGAGGCAATCTGGCCCAGACCTGGCAGTGGTTTGTGGCGCAACCAGCACCAAAGTATTCGGTGCAGCCAAGCCAGGGCGGGCGTTTGTTGTTGCAGGCAAGTCCGGAGAAAGTGGGAAGTGTGTTGAGTAAACGCACCATGGAAGGGGATTACACCGCCACCACTGCCATTAACCAGAAACAGTTAGGTACAGGCGTAGCTGCTGGGTTAGCCGCCATCGGAGATCCGCAGAATGCCATCGGAATATCGGTGCAGAACGGGGAGATTTCGCTCTGGTCTGTAAAAGAGAACAAAGAAACGGTGCACTCTAAAGTAGCCGCGCCGCAGGGAAACCTATTGCAGTTTAAACTCACGGCCTCTAAAGGCGACCAGTTGCAGTTCGCCTGGAGTGCCAACGGGACCACCTGGACTCCCCTGAACGAAGGAAAACCCATCAACGGTGATTTTCTTCCTCCCTGGGACCGGGGCGTGCGCGTGGGCCTTACGGCTAAAGGTCCGGCCGGTGCTGCCGCCGCTTATGAATGGTTCAGGTTGGTTCATTAA
- a CDS encoding DNA/RNA non-specific endonuclease, protein MSVTLFRNYRYLSLLFLSLFVISCKETVVAPRKSFSLADEQLLLGNPSGATADISNENNFLISRAQYALSYSRDRGTPNWASWHVSPAWLGSAPRQDDFRADASLPQGWYRASSSSYSGTGFDRGHNVPSGDRTKTVEDNSTTFLMTNIIPQAPKNNQETWGNLEDYTRSLVQKGMEVYVVMGSYGEGGSGTNGTLKTIDNGRITVPARIWKVLVVLPQGEDDLSRITTSTRVIAIDTPNRNTVGSKWETYLTTVDAIEEATGYDLLSALPKQLQQVLESREDNTPVVR, encoded by the coding sequence ATGTCAGTTACCCTTTTTCGCAACTACCGCTACCTTTCCCTTCTGTTTCTATCTCTGTTTGTCATCAGTTGTAAAGAGACGGTAGTAGCCCCCAGAAAGTCTTTTTCCTTAGCCGATGAACAGTTGCTGCTGGGAAATCCCAGCGGAGCCACGGCTGATATCAGTAACGAGAACAACTTCCTTATTTCCAGAGCACAATACGCCTTGTCCTACAGCCGTGACAGGGGCACGCCAAACTGGGCGAGTTGGCATGTTAGTCCTGCCTGGTTGGGTTCTGCTCCCCGCCAAGATGATTTCCGGGCCGATGCCTCTCTTCCGCAAGGGTGGTACCGGGCTTCCTCCTCCAGTTATTCAGGCACTGGTTTTGACCGGGGCCACAATGTTCCATCGGGTGACCGGACCAAGACCGTGGAAGATAACTCCACTACCTTTTTGATGACTAACATAATTCCGCAGGCCCCTAAGAACAATCAGGAAACGTGGGGAAATCTGGAAGACTACACGCGGAGCTTGGTCCAGAAAGGAATGGAGGTGTATGTTGTCATGGGCAGTTACGGGGAAGGTGGCTCCGGCACCAATGGCACGCTCAAAACCATTGACAACGGCCGGATCACGGTGCCTGCCCGCATTTGGAAGGTGCTGGTAGTTTTACCCCAAGGGGAAGATGATTTAAGCCGTATCACTACTTCCACCAGAGTTATTGCAATAGACACGCCCAACAGAAACACGGTAGGTTCTAAATGGGAAACTTACCTTACTACCGTAGACGCCATTGAAGAAGCAACTGGTTATGATCTGCTTTCAGCATTGCCCAAGCAGTTGCAGCAGGTATTAGAGTCCCGGGAAGACAATACTCCGGTAGTCCGTTAA
- a CDS encoding DUF421 domain-containing protein: MESIILRALIVYVLVFIILRMAGKRTLGEMTAFDLVLLLIISEAVQNALVDDDKSITGSMLVILTLVFADILMSLATNKFRFLDSVVNGIPLIILENGKPLLDRMKKARLQEDDILEAARKSQGLENMAQIKYAVLEKDGSISIIPFHLNEQGIKPDVVQNSK; this comes from the coding sequence ATGGAGTCCATTATTCTAAGAGCCCTGATTGTCTATGTGCTGGTGTTCATTATTTTGCGCATGGCAGGTAAACGTACCTTAGGCGAGATGACCGCTTTTGATCTGGTGTTGCTTCTGATCATAAGTGAAGCCGTGCAGAATGCCCTGGTAGATGATGATAAATCTATTACTGGCAGTATGCTGGTGATTTTAACGTTGGTGTTTGCAGACATCCTGATGTCTTTAGCCACAAATAAATTCAGGTTCCTGGATAGCGTGGTCAATGGCATTCCGCTTATCATTCTGGAGAATGGCAAGCCCCTGCTGGACCGCATGAAGAAGGCCAGGCTTCAGGAAGACGATATTCTGGAAGCCGCCAGAAAATCGCAGGGGCTGGAGAATATGGCGCAAATCAAGTATGCGGTTCTGGAAAAAGATGGCTCCATTAGCATCATTCCTTTCCACCTGAACGAGCAAGGCATCAAACCCGATGTTGTCCAGAATTCTAAGTGA
- a CDS encoding helix-turn-helix transcriptional regulator, with translation MRIAQQVCPKQQIAEKIACIAAIADQLPGVVVIHNIKNDLTVEYMSERGLQQIGVTLEELQEMGPDFHSRFFNPIESAEYIPKLVHGLLERNDEDEILSFFQQVRFHEQAEWMLHLSTIKIFMRDEDGQPLLTITFAVAVDPMHHVTSKVNRIIEENTFLRQHYQQFASLGTREREVLKHVALGKSSVEIAQEMYISEKTVNTHRRNLKIKLDAHSSFDLSQYARAFDLI, from the coding sequence ATGAGAATTGCTCAGCAAGTATGCCCTAAGCAGCAGATAGCAGAAAAAATTGCTTGCATTGCCGCCATCGCAGATCAGTTGCCGGGAGTAGTGGTTATCCACAACATCAAGAATGACCTGACTGTGGAGTACATGTCAGAAAGAGGCTTGCAGCAGATTGGGGTCACCCTGGAAGAATTGCAGGAAATGGGACCAGACTTTCACTCCCGCTTCTTCAACCCTATAGAATCTGCTGAATATATTCCCAAACTAGTTCATGGCTTATTGGAGCGCAATGATGAAGACGAAATCTTGTCTTTCTTCCAGCAGGTGCGGTTTCATGAGCAGGCAGAATGGATGCTCCACCTAAGCACCATTAAAATCTTCATGCGTGACGAGGACGGCCAACCTCTTCTGACCATTACGTTTGCCGTGGCCGTAGACCCCATGCACCATGTCACTTCAAAGGTAAACCGAATCATAGAAGAAAATACATTCCTCAGGCAGCATTACCAGCAGTTTGCCAGCCTGGGGACCAGGGAAAGGGAAGTGCTGAAACATGTAGCCTTAGGGAAAAGCTCGGTAGAGATAGCCCAAGAGATGTACATTTCTGAAAAGACCGTGAATACGCACCGGCGTAACCTCAAAATAAAGCTAGACGCCCATTCCTCTTTTGACCTGTCGCAGTACGCCCGTGCTTTTGACCTGATTTAA